In a genomic window of Streptomyces koelreuteriae:
- a CDS encoding AfsR/SARP family transcriptional regulator has product MRLQILGPFELICGGRPVAVPAGAQRLLALFAVRGEGIHRRAAAEQLWPECTPLRAAANLRSALCQSRKLGPKTVVVSEGHRLALSPCISVDHWEVCGAARQLLEPEEGLQATPADLDRLVEELSRPLLLGWDDEWLILERERWDHMRLYALEALAQQFLALDRFLAAHQAALAATSVDPYRETAHRIAIEVHAAEGNVACAVKHYLEYRRLLQRELRVSPSQRMAELIRELTTA; this is encoded by the coding sequence ATGCGTCTTCAAATCCTGGGCCCATTTGAATTAATCTGCGGCGGGCGTCCGGTCGCCGTCCCGGCGGGGGCTCAGCGTCTGCTCGCCCTGTTCGCCGTGCGCGGCGAAGGGATTCACAGACGCGCTGCCGCGGAGCAGCTCTGGCCGGAGTGCACCCCGCTGCGGGCCGCGGCCAACCTCAGGTCGGCCTTGTGCCAGAGCCGCAAGCTCGGCCCGAAGACCGTCGTGGTCAGCGAAGGCCACCGTCTTGCGCTGTCGCCGTGCATCTCCGTGGACCACTGGGAAGTCTGCGGGGCCGCCCGCCAGCTCCTGGAGCCCGAGGAAGGGCTGCAGGCCACGCCTGCCGATCTCGACCGGCTCGTCGAGGAACTCAGCCGGCCGCTGCTGCTCGGGTGGGACGACGAGTGGCTGATACTCGAACGCGAACGATGGGACCATATGCGTCTGTACGCGCTGGAGGCCCTGGCACAGCAATTCCTCGCCCTCGACAGGTTCCTGGCGGCGCACCAGGCGGCCCTCGCCGCCACGTCCGTCGACCCCTACCGCGAGACCGCCCACCGTATCGCCATCGAAGTGCACGCGGCAGAGGGCAATGTCGCCTGTGCGGTCAAGCACTACCTGGAATACCGCAGACTTCTGCAACGGGAACTGAGGGTCTCGCCGTCCCAGCGGATGGCCGAGCTGATCCGGGAACTGACGACCGCCTAG